In Hydractinia symbiolongicarpus strain clone_291-10 chromosome 13, HSymV2.1, whole genome shotgun sequence, a single genomic region encodes these proteins:
- the LOC130623847 gene encoding uncharacterized protein LOC130623847: MNTYLLYAMLTCILMQWYSIEGLPSGNIQISAIGFPKNNPASNEVNSLNIKQSNKKDKKKETPTKQQTERPTEQRTEKPTEQPIEQHTQGLKTKRLSTKRTSSSPLIFRDCDECCNYAINISSGFPHEIACVYSCCTAVCHQC, from the exons ATG aaCACTTATTTGTTATATGCTATGTTGACCTGTATCTTGATGCAATGGTATTCTATTGAAGGTCTACCTAGTGGcaacattcaaatttctgcaatTGGTTTTCCAAAGAATAATCCTGCAAGCAACGAAGTTAATAGTCTAAATATCAAACAAtcgaataaaaaagataaaaagaaggAAACACCCACGAAACAGCAGACGGAGCGACCAACGGAACAACGCACAGAAAAACCCACGGAACAACCCATAGAACAACATACGCAAGGACTCAAAACAAAACGCCTATCAACAAAACGCACTTCGTCATCTCCATTGATATTTCGTGATTGTGATGAATGCTGCAATTACGCTATCAATATATCTTCAGGCTTTCCGCATGAAATTGCTTGTGTTTATTCATGTTGCACGGCTGTATGTCATCAATGCTAA